The following are encoded together in the Populus trichocarpa isolate Nisqually-1 chromosome 5, P.trichocarpa_v4.1, whole genome shotgun sequence genome:
- the LOC7476917 gene encoding uncharacterized protein LOC7476917 translates to MSCLNLRLPPAKKVWKSFTSKFQRKLHKLNMSKSIKKSKYRTNNIINNTFDHKRDETRKRPAYQRRALPFKQRSSRFGHAHKKLAPVYIDKLFRGPVSASELVAKFPPTTKTMKILDHQAATTVEPGGTSMGLDEIMRGERGCTADDMWESLGFASPQMQGIDERAEQFILTFREEMEIQETIERGL, encoded by the coding sequence ATGTCTTGCCTGAATCTGAGGCTTCCGCCAGCCAAGAAGGTATGGAAGAGCTTCACATCCAAATTCCAAAGAAAACTCCACAAACTCAACATGTCCAAATCtatcaagaaatcaaaatatcgaacaaacaatattattaacaaCACGTTTGATCATAAACGTGATGAAACCAGAAAGAGGCCTGCATACCAGCGTCGTGCACTTCCTTTCAAACAACGTAGCAGCCGCTTTGGCCATGCACACAAAAAATTAGCACCTGTATATATTGATAAGCTCTTTCGAGGGCCTGTAAGTGCTAGTGAGTTGGTGGCAAAGTTTCCGCCAACTACAAAGACTATGAAGATTCTTGATCATCAGGCTGCGACAACAGTAGAGCCAGGAGGAACGAGCATGGGATTAGATGAGATCATGAGAGGGGAAAGAGGCTGCACGGCGGATGATATGTGGGAGTCATTGGGATTTGCATCTCCCCAGATGCAAGGAATAGATGAAAGGGCTGAGCAGTTCATTTTGACATTCAGGGAAGAGATGGAGATTCAGGAAACGATTGAAAGAGGTTTATAG